One Roseburia rectibacter DNA window includes the following coding sequences:
- a CDS encoding substrate-binding domain-containing protein, translating to MATIKEIAKLAHVSAATVSRVLNQDETLSVTPEVKNQIIKIAHELKYVPPKMRHAKRDRQIVIGVADWHIVRRDRPDVSITSADNLSGSFAQKADIVFLRLVYGEVKQVDGIIAFGLFSEVEVDFLRSLSTEILFVNSDKKDYEFDQILMDYEQGLSDMVHYLMDEKEYRSIGYIGGIYEDDMVRIGARRLNGLKQILQKKGCYQEGYFKVGEISHESGYLLTKEMLLTDEVPEVLILGNDEVAEGALEAVKELKYRIPKDIAVVIYRDIETLSTKYPTYTSLRMLPDIVWTTAIKLLLERILDGRKDTMKVYLPTKLELGDSA from the coding sequence ATGAGACATTATCTGTGACACCTGAGGTAAAAAACCAAATAATTAAGATCGCTCATGAGTTGAAATATGTCCCGCCTAAGATGCGTCATGCCAAACGAGACAGACAGATCGTCATCGGAGTTGCGGACTGGCATATCGTAAGAAGAGACAGGCCGGATGTGAGTATTACTTCGGCGGATAATTTATCCGGAAGTTTTGCACAGAAAGCAGATATTGTATTTTTACGTCTGGTTTACGGAGAGGTAAAGCAGGTGGACGGTATCATTGCATTTGGTTTATTCTCGGAAGTGGAAGTTGATTTTTTACGATCACTAAGCACGGAGATCCTGTTTGTTAATTCAGATAAAAAGGATTATGAGTTTGATCAGATCCTCATGGATTACGAGCAGGGATTAAGCGATATGGTGCATTATCTGATGGACGAGAAGGAGTATCGCAGCATTGGTTATATTGGCGGTATATATGAAGATGATATGGTGCGTATCGGAGCACGTCGTCTGAATGGATTAAAGCAGATCCTTCAGAAAAAAGGCTGTTATCAGGAAGGCTATTTTAAGGTCGGAGAGATCAGTCATGAGAGTGGATATTTGCTCACGAAGGAAATGCTTCTGACAGATGAAGTGCCGGAAGTTCTTATTCTGGGAAATGATGAGGTCGCAGAGGGAGCATTAGAAGCGGTCAAAGAATTAAAATACCGGATTCCAAAAGATATTGCGGTGGTGATTTACCGTGATATTGAGACACTTTCGACGAAATATCCGACGTATACAAGTCTTCGCATGCTGCCTGATATTGTATGGACGACTGCCATAAAGCTTCTTTTAGAGCGGATTTTAGATGGCAGAAAAGATACGATGAAGGTGTATCTGCCAACAAAGCTCGAACTCGGAGACAGTGCCTGA
- a CDS encoding phosphate/phosphite/phosphonate ABC transporter substrate-binding protein yields the protein MKKKIAMLLAAALCMGTFAGCGNSASNDSSAADNNTTDNTVAATEGSDVAASADNVKIDTLNVYFVPSRDPDEIVTATEPLANLMQTELAGLGYDIGEVKITVGTTFEAVGEALAAGTADVGFIPGGTYVLYDDGADVILTATRDGLNKDSDNPADWNDGQPTEGIDKQAVSYRALFIAGPSDKGQELADKVNSGEELTWDDLNSANWSVMSSSSPAGYIYPALWLQDRYQKGITDLSSAVQSDSYASAFARLASGQIDVLVTYADARRDYEESWTSEFGRTKSIWEETNVIGVTDPIYNDTVCVSKTSPIMDDGLKSAIQTALINIGNTEEGKAVISIYSHNGYEPAQSSDYDKEREAQKLIQELSAAN from the coding sequence ATGAAGAAAAAAATTGCTATGTTACTTGCAGCAGCATTATGCATGGGTACATTTGCAGGATGTGGAAACAGCGCATCAAATGATAGCAGCGCAGCAGACAATAATACGACAGATAATACAGTAGCTGCAACAGAGGGTTCTGACGTGGCAGCTTCTGCTGACAACGTAAAGATTGATACGTTAAACGTATACTTTGTTCCATCCAGAGATCCGGACGAGATCGTAACTGCAACAGAACCGCTTGCAAATTTAATGCAGACAGAGTTAGCAGGTTTAGGATATGATATCGGAGAGGTTAAGATCACTGTTGGTACAACTTTTGAGGCAGTAGGTGAGGCTCTTGCAGCAGGAACCGCTGATGTAGGATTTATCCCGGGCGGTACCTATGTACTTTATGATGATGGAGCAGATGTGATCTTAACAGCAACCAGAGATGGTTTAAATAAAGACTCTGACAATCCTGCAGACTGGAATGATGGACAGCCTACAGAAGGCATTGACAAACAGGCAGTTTCTTACCGTGCATTATTTATCGCAGGTCCTTCTGATAAAGGACAGGAACTTGCTGATAAAGTAAACTCCGGCGAAGAACTTACATGGGATGATTTAAACAGTGCAAACTGGAGTGTTATGTCATCTTCCTCACCGGCAGGTTATATTTACCCGGCTTTATGGTTACAGGACAGATACCAGAAAGGTATTACAGATCTTTCTTCTGCAGTACAGTCTGATTCCTACGCAAGTGCATTTGCAAGACTTGCTTCCGGACAGATCGACGTACTTGTAACTTATGCAGATGCAAGACGTGACTATGAAGAAAGCTGGACAAGTGAATTTGGTCGTACAAAATCTATCTGGGAAGAGACAAATGTTATCGGTGTAACAGATCCGATCTACAATGATACAGTTTGTGTCAGCAAGACATCTCCGATCATGGATGACGGCTTAAAATCAGCAATCCAGACAGCACTCATCAATATCGGTAACACAGAGGAAGGTAAGGCAGTTATCTCTATCTACAGCCACAACGGATATGAGCCGGCACAGTCTTCTGATTATGATAAAGAGAGAGAAGCACAGAAACTGATCCAGGAATTAAGTGCAGCAAACTAA
- the phnC gene encoding phosphonate ABC transporter ATP-binding protein, with translation MIEFKDVSKVYPNGVVGLDNVNLKIEQGEFVAIIGLSGAGKSTLLRTINRMHDITSGTLTVDGLEVKNLKGKELRTFRRKIGMIFQSFNLVTRTTVIRNVLMAKVPEMPFWRVLLGVFKKEDKMQALESLDKVGILDKAYIRADQLSGGQQQRVALARTLAQNPEIILADEPVAALDPVTAKQVMSDFRKINQDMNISILINIHHVELALEYADRIIGIRAGKIVYDGPSENVTQDVLNTIYEGKIPEKTEEA, from the coding sequence ATGATCGAGTTTAAGGACGTATCGAAGGTATATCCGAACGGGGTAGTGGGACTGGACAATGTCAATTTAAAGATCGAACAGGGTGAATTTGTAGCGATCATCGGTCTTTCCGGTGCAGGAAAGTCCACGTTACTGCGGACGATCAACCGTATGCATGACATCACATCAGGAACTCTGACGGTGGATGGATTAGAGGTTAAGAACTTAAAAGGAAAAGAGCTTCGTACTTTCCGCAGAAAGATTGGAATGATCTTCCAGTCATTTAATCTTGTCACACGAACAACAGTAATCCGTAACGTATTGATGGCAAAAGTGCCGGAGATGCCTTTCTGGAGAGTTCTGCTTGGTGTGTTTAAAAAGGAAGACAAAATGCAGGCACTTGAGAGTCTGGATAAAGTCGGTATTCTGGATAAAGCATATATCCGTGCAGACCAGCTTTCCGGTGGGCAGCAGCAGCGTGTTGCTTTAGCGCGTACACTTGCGCAGAATCCGGAGATCATCTTAGCAGATGAGCCGGTTGCAGCACTTGACCCGGTAACGGCAAAACAGGTTATGAGTGATTTCAGAAAAATTAATCAGGATATGAATATTTCTATCCTTATCAATATTCATCATGTGGAATTAGCACTTGAATATGCAGACCGCATCATTGGAATCCGCGCCGGAAAGATCGTCTATGACGGCCCTTCCGAAAATGTGACACAGGACGTGTTGAACACAATTTACGAAGGAAAGATTCCGGAGAAAACGGAGGAAGCATAA
- the phnE gene encoding phosphonate ABC transporter, permease protein PhnE: protein MGLYDKIFKPKKLVLANGKVVEEKCSRAPLIILLVLIATWISVKVTGFSMTTLVTRIRFFFDILAQMFPPKVGYISSIWGPLFDTIKMSLLGSFVGGVLAIPFAILASSNLIKNKVVIGVVRVFLSIVRTIPTLVAALIATYIWGLGTMAGTFAIAVFTFAYVGKQLYEMIETVDMGAYEAMEAMGAGKAYSFISAIMPQVLPAYMSVCLFCFEGNVRYAAILGYVGAGGLGLILNEKIGWREYDSVGMILIVLFGTVLIIEAISHYIRKKLT from the coding sequence ATGGGATTATACGATAAAATATTTAAACCGAAAAAACTTGTGCTTGCCAACGGCAAGGTTGTGGAAGAAAAATGCTCCCGTGCACCGCTTATCATTCTTTTGGTTCTGATCGCAACATGGATCTCTGTGAAAGTTACAGGTTTTTCCATGACAACACTTGTGACGAGAATACGGTTTTTCTTTGACATTTTAGCGCAGATGTTCCCGCCGAAAGTCGGTTACATCTCAAGTATCTGGGGACCACTTTTTGATACGATCAAAATGTCACTGCTCGGCTCTTTTGTGGGTGGTGTGCTTGCGATTCCTTTTGCGATTTTAGCGTCCAGCAACCTGATCAAAAATAAAGTTGTGATTGGTGTGGTCCGTGTATTTTTAAGTATCGTGCGTACGATCCCGACGCTGGTTGCCGCTCTTATCGCAACATATATCTGGGGACTTGGTACGATGGCAGGTACCTTTGCAATCGCAGTATTTACCTTTGCATATGTCGGAAAACAGTTATACGAGATGATCGAGACGGTCGATATGGGGGCATATGAGGCGATGGAAGCCATGGGTGCAGGAAAGGCGTACTCCTTTATTTCTGCGATCATGCCGCAGGTACTGCCAGCATACATGTCTGTATGTTTATTCTGTTTCGAGGGAAATGTGCGTTACGCAGCGATCCTGGGATATGTTGGAGCAGGCGGACTTGGACTGATCTTAAATGAAAAGATCGGATGGCGCGAATATGACAGTGTAGGAATGATTCTGATCGTTCTCTTTGGCACCGTTCTTATTATTGAAGCGATCAGCCATTATATCAGAAAGAAATTAACGTAG
- the phnE gene encoding phosphonate ABC transporter, permease protein PhnE, whose product MNESIKKMYEQEPKTWYAKIIVALIVAALLAWSLSTVQSTGSNGSGLSVAGKIISGIFHPDTNLLFDLSTSGVAYLLLETMCIAFLGTIVGAVLSIPLSFLAAANLMPKPVALIFRVFIMAIRTIPAFVYGLMFIRVTGPGPFAGLLTMSLCSIGMISKMFIESIEDLDTKILESLDAAGCTMFQKIRYGILSQLFPDFMSTLIYRFDMNLRDATVLGLVGAGGIGAPLIFAMSAYKWNQVGAILAGLIVLILIIEVISSKIRTKLARG is encoded by the coding sequence ATGAATGAATCAATCAAAAAAATGTACGAGCAGGAACCAAAGACCTGGTACGCAAAGATCATTGTGGCTTTGATTGTTGCAGCACTTCTTGCATGGTCACTTTCTACGGTTCAGTCTACCGGATCAAACGGAAGCGGACTTTCCGTCGCAGGAAAGATCATCAGCGGAATTTTCCACCCAGATACGAATTTACTGTTTGACCTTTCCACATCCGGTGTTGCTTATCTGTTACTGGAAACCATGTGTATCGCATTCTTAGGAACGATCGTCGGTGCAGTATTATCCATTCCGCTTTCTTTCCTTGCGGCAGCAAATCTGATGCCGAAGCCGGTTGCACTGATCTTCCGTGTATTTATTATGGCGATCCGTACGATTCCGGCATTTGTATACGGACTTATGTTTATCCGTGTGACAGGACCTGGACCATTTGCCGGACTGCTCACCATGTCACTCTGTTCGATCGGTATGATCAGTAAAATGTTTATCGAGAGCATTGAGGATCTGGATACTAAGATCCTGGAATCATTAGATGCAGCAGGATGTACGATGTTCCAGAAGATCCGTTACGGTATCTTATCCCAGTTGTTCCCAGATTTTATGTCTACTTTGATCTATCGTTTTGATATGAATTTAAGAGATGCAACAGTACTTGGTCTGGTTGGTGCCGGTGGTATCGGTGCACCGCTTATCTTTGCGATGAGTGCATACAAATGGAATCAGGTAGGAGCAATTCTTGCCGGACTGATCGTACTGATCTTAATTATTGAAGTTATCTCATCAAAGATCCGTACAAAATTAGCAAGGGGTTAG